A section of the Brachyhypopomus gauderio isolate BG-103 chromosome 13, BGAUD_0.2, whole genome shotgun sequence genome encodes:
- the LOC143474410 gene encoding metalloreductase STEAP2-like, with protein sequence MDSISLMGSSPVRPKASYLPNGLKNGPREGVGKPTVAIVGSGDFSKCLAIRLLRTGFHVVVGSRQPKRAADVFPHVVDVTHHEDAVSKASVIFLAIRREHYPSLWDIKHLLAGKILVDVSNNRRLNQYPESNAEYLASLFPESTVVKGFNVISAWAMQSGPKDASRQVYICSNSVEARGQVMELARELGFVPVDMGALSSAKEVENMPLHIFSDWKGPVLTSVALAIFFFAYSFVRDIIHPYVKSGQSLFYKIPLEMVNRTLPVVAITLLALVYLAGQLAAAHQLFYGSKYKRFPHWLEGWLQSRKQLGLLSFFYACVHVLYSLCLPMRRSERYLLLNMAYQQVHANVENSWNEEEVWRVEMYVSFGIMSLGLLSLLAVTSIPSVNSALNWREFSFIQSTLGYIALLIATLHVLLFGWKRAFEEDAYRFFLPPSFVVALVLPITVVMGKSVLLLPCVSRRLKRIRGGGARIQRRGDREGLANHVSPERVTIM encoded by the exons ATGGACTCCATTTCCTTGATGGGCAGTAGCCCTGTCCGGCCCAAGGCCTCGTATCTGCCCAACGGACTGAAGAACGGACCCAGGGAGGGCGTTGGCAAGCCCACCGTGGCCATCGTTGGCTCGGGAGACTTCTCCAAGTGCCTGGCAATCCGCCTGCTTCGCACCGGCTTCCACGTGGTGGTGGGCAGCCGCCAACCCAAGCGGGCGGCCGACGTCTTTCCACACGTGGTGGACGTGACTCATCACGAGGACGCTGTGAGCAAGGCCTCCGTGATCTTCCTCGCCATCCGCAGGGAGCACTATCCTTCTCTCTGGGACATTAAGCACCTGTTGGCAGGCAAGATCCTGGTGGACGTCAGCAACAACCGGCGGCTGAACCAGTATCCGGAGTCAAACGCAGAGTACCTGGCTTCCCTCTTCCCAGAGTCCACTGTAGTCAAAGGGTTTAACGTCATCTCGGCCTGGGCCATGCAGTCTGGCCCCAAAGATGCCAGTCGACAG GTGTACATCTGCAGCAACTCGGTGGAGGCACGCGGGCAAGTCATGGAGCTGGCCCGGGAGCTGGGCTTCGTGCCCGTGGACATGGGCGCGCTCTCCTCGGCCAAGGAGGTGGAGAACATGCCTCTGCACATCTTCTCCGACTGGAAGGGCCCGGTCCTGACCTCCGTGGCTCTCGCCATCTTCTTCTTTGCCTACTCCTTCGTGCGGGACATCATCCACCCGTACGTGAAGAGCGGGCAGAGCCTTTTTTACAAGATTCCTCTGGAGATGGTGAACAGGACGCTGCCCGTGGTGGCCATAACCCTGCTGGCGCTGGTCTACCTGGCCGGGCAGCTGGCCGCGGCCCACCAGCTCTTCTATGGGAGCAAGTACAAGCGTTTCCCCCACTGGCTGGAGGGCTGGCTGCAGAGCAGGAAGCAGTTGGGTCTTCTCAGCTTCTTCTACGCCTGCGTGCATGTGCTCTACAGCCTCTGCCTGCCCATGAGGAGGTCCGAGAGGTACCTGCTACTCAACATGGCCtaccagcag GTTCATGCTAACGTAGAAAACTCGTGGAATGAAGAGGAGGTGTGGAGAGTGGAGATGTACGTCTCTTTTGGTATCATGAGTCTgggtcttctctctctcttggctGTCACCTCCATTCCATCAGTAAACAGCGCCCTCAACTGGCGGGAGTTCAGCTTTATTCAG TCCACGCTGGGCTACATCGCTCTGCTCATAGCCACGCTGCACGTGCTGCTGTTCGGCTGGAAGCGGGCGTTTGAAGAGGACGCCTATCGCTTCTTCCTGCCGCCCAGCTTCGTGGTGGCCCTGGTCCTGCCCATCACCGTGGTGATGGGGAAGAGCGTCCTGCTCCTGCCCTGTGTGTCCCGCAGGCTGAAGAGGATCCGCGGGGGCGGGGCCCGCATCCAGCGCCGCGGTGACCGCGAGGGGCTGGCCAATCACGTGTCCCCAGAGAGGGTCACCATCATGTGA